One genomic window of Ilyobacter polytropus DSM 2926 includes the following:
- a CDS encoding response regulator transcription factor — protein MKSHEILIVDDDIKICNLIKEVLEPENISTTVATTGKEAQSLLISKTFDLIILDIMLEDTDGFQLMRNIQVEKIDTPIIFLTGKQQDYDKILAFGMGADDYITKPFSVSVLIARVKAHLRRGDRVKELQLSSKKLVKEPFILNLDTYQLFKNGKEIFLSAKEIKIMKFFMENPNIIFTKDQLYEKIWNDVFIDNNSVRVYILNLRKKIEDNPQKPKYLKTAWGIGYKFTV, from the coding sequence TTGAAAAGTCATGAAATATTGATCGTCGATGATGACATTAAAATATGCAACCTAATAAAAGAAGTACTCGAACCTGAAAATATAAGCACTACTGTTGCAACAACAGGAAAAGAAGCTCAGTCTCTTCTAATATCTAAGACCTTTGACCTGATAATCTTAGATATAATGCTAGAAGATACCGACGGATTCCAACTTATGAGGAATATCCAGGTAGAGAAGATAGATACCCCTATAATTTTTCTGACTGGAAAACAGCAGGACTATGATAAAATTTTGGCCTTTGGAATGGGTGCTGATGATTATATCACAAAACCATTTAGTGTCTCTGTTTTAATTGCCCGTGTCAAGGCACACCTTAGAAGGGGAGATCGTGTAAAAGAACTCCAACTGTCTTCAAAAAAACTGGTGAAAGAACCTTTTATTTTAAACCTTGATACTTACCAGCTTTTTAAAAATGGTAAAGAAATTTTTCTATCTGCAAAAGAGATTAAAATCATGAAATTTTTTATGGAAAATCCAAATATAATATTCACCAAGGACCAGCTCTATGAAAAGATCTGGAACGACGTTTTTATCGACAATAATTCTGTCAGAGTTTACATCCTCAATCTGAGAAAAAAAATCGAAGATAACCCTCAGAAACCAAAATATCTTAAAACTGCCTGGGGAATCGGGTACAAGTTCACAGTTTAA
- a CDS encoding DUF134 domain-containing protein: MPRFRKKRCCRILDGEKTFKPNGIKMRELEIVNINLDEFEAIRICDYENKNQIEASEIMGVSRATVQRLLQSGRKKIVDALLNNKAINIKNNYIDTENEEEV, encoded by the coding sequence ATGCCACGTTTTAGAAAAAAGAGATGCTGCCGAATACTAGATGGAGAAAAAACCTTTAAACCTAACGGAATTAAAATGAGAGAATTAGAGATAGTAAACATCAATCTAGATGAATTTGAGGCTATTCGGATATGTGACTACGAGAACAAAAACCAGATAGAGGCCAGTGAAATTATGGGTGTCTCAAGAGCCACTGTCCAGAGGCTTCTCCAGTCAGGGAGAAAAAAAATCGTCGATGCATTGTTAAATAATAAGGCAATAAATATTAAAAATAATTATATTGATACTGAAAATGAGGAGGAAGTTTAA
- a CDS encoding iron-sulfur cluster carrier protein MrpORP — MSCQSSNLDEQEIRIKDNMDRIKHKIVVMSGKGGVGKSTMSTNIAYGLSLAGNKVGILDADLHGPNIPLMLWVEGTKLPSLEKPLELSENLKVVSLSFYLENSNNPIVWRGPAKIGAIKQLLGDVDWGDLDYLVVDLPPGTGDEPLTIAQSLGKVDGSVIVTTPQDVAILDSRKSVKFSEMVNMPVLGIIENMSGFVCPHCNQRIDIFKNGGGEKAANEMNVNFLGKIPMTAEMVEAGDQGKPYIFSQREGVAFSALNSVITDIINKTKGEEKIMNNLKIAFPTNDGETVESHFGHCKQFAIYTVKGEEILTKEFVDAPPHEPGLLPKFLGELNINTIITGGMGQRAIDLFTAQNIDVILGASGKIDNNLKEFTGGELYSKGSACSHDHDEEHSCSH, encoded by the coding sequence ATGAGTTGTCAAAGCAGCAATCTAGATGAACAAGAAATAAGAATAAAGGATAACATGGATCGGATCAAACATAAAATAGTTGTAATGAGTGGTAAGGGTGGGGTAGGAAAATCAACTATGTCAACCAATATAGCCTATGGTCTCTCTTTAGCTGGAAATAAAGTAGGGATTTTGGATGCAGACCTTCACGGTCCCAACATACCTCTTATGCTATGGGTAGAAGGAACAAAACTCCCCTCTTTGGAGAAACCTTTAGAGTTAAGTGAAAATTTAAAGGTGGTTTCCCTTAGTTTTTATTTGGAAAACTCCAACAACCCAATTGTTTGGAGAGGACCGGCCAAAATAGGTGCTATCAAACAGCTTTTGGGAGATGTAGACTGGGGAGACCTTGATTACCTCGTAGTGGATCTTCCGCCTGGTACAGGGGACGAACCACTTACTATAGCTCAGAGCCTTGGAAAAGTTGACGGAAGTGTAATTGTCACAACTCCTCAGGATGTCGCCATCTTAGACTCGAGAAAATCTGTAAAGTTTTCAGAAATGGTAAATATGCCTGTACTGGGAATAATCGAAAATATGAGTGGTTTTGTATGTCCTCACTGCAACCAAAGAATAGACATCTTTAAAAACGGTGGAGGAGAAAAGGCAGCTAATGAGATGAATGTCAACTTCTTAGGTAAGATACCTATGACTGCTGAAATGGTAGAAGCTGGAGATCAGGGAAAACCTTATATTTTCTCCCAAAGAGAGGGTGTGGCCTTTAGTGCTCTTAATTCGGTAATAACAGATATTATAAATAAAACAAAAGGAGAGGAAAAAATTATGAATAATCTGAAAATAGCTTTTCCTACAAACGACGGTGAAACTGTAGAGTCTCATTTTGGACACTGTAAACAATTTGCAATTTATACTGTAAAAGGAGAAGAAATTCTAACCAAAGAATTTGTAGATGCACCTCCACACGAGCCTGGACTACTTCCAAAATTCCTTGGTGAGCTCAATATTAACACTATAATAACAGGAGGAATGGGACAAAGGGCCATAGACCTTTTCACAGCTCAAAATATAGATGTCATTCTCGGGGCATCTGGAAAAATTGATAATAACTTAAAAGAATTTACTGGAGGAGAACTGTATTCAAAGGGTTCTGCTTGCAGCCATGACCACGATGAGGAACACAGCTGTAGTCACTAA
- a CDS encoding DUF5320 domain-containing protein has protein sequence MFGRRSRFNRGFSKLSSLENENQFGRCVRNREDRFFCREGFGYSARSRKDRREFLEDKKEYFKNRLEDLENLISELD, from the coding sequence ATGTTTGGAAGAAGATCAAGATTTAACAGAGGTTTTAGCAAGCTTAGCTCTTTAGAAAATGAAAATCAATTTGGAAGATGTGTCAGAAACAGAGAAGACAGATTTTTCTGCAGAGAAGGATTTGGATATTCTGCAAGAAGCAGAAAGGACAGAAGAGAATTTTTAGAAGATAAAAAAGAATACTTTAAAAATAGATTAGAAGATCTGGAAAATCTCATATCTGAGCTAGATTAG
- a CDS encoding NifB/NifX family molybdenum-iron cluster-binding protein produces MKIAVASKGEGLKAEIDNMFGRAEYFVIVDSENTEVKSIENTAKNESNGAGGKAVKLLSNEGVEIIVAPELGPKAVTAVEAFKIKAYKKDSLKTVEEAVKAYKEGKLIEFESASVREHSGLRRA; encoded by the coding sequence ATGAAAATAGCCGTAGCGTCTAAGGGTGAAGGTTTAAAAGCAGAAATCGACAACATGTTTGGAAGAGCAGAATATTTTGTAATAGTGGATTCAGAAAATACAGAGGTGAAAAGCATAGAAAATACTGCAAAAAATGAATCTAATGGTGCAGGTGGAAAGGCTGTAAAATTACTTTCAAATGAGGGAGTAGAAATAATTGTAGCTCCTGAGCTTGGACCAAAAGCAGTGACAGCAGTGGAAGCCTTCAAAATAAAAGCATATAAAAAAGACAGCCTTAAAACAGTGGAAGAGGCAGTAAAAGCTTATAAAGAGGGAAAATTAATAGAGTTTGAATCTGCCTCTGTAAGAGAACATTCTGGACTAAGAAGGGCATAA
- a CDS encoding ATP-binding protein — MKIAVLSGKGGTGKTTVTSNLAVNIPGCTLIDTDVEEPNLHIFFNFKFNQEYSIKTEYPIVDMEKCNLCGKCGDFCRYNAILPAKDKVLIFKEICHNCGGCEIVCPTNAIQYEKREIGKIYRNNSDSSIHMKYGELNIGEMSGVRIIEKLKKSVENDPIVFIDSPPGTSCATVAAVEDVDYAVIVSEPTPFGVSDMKMVVEMLKEMKIPFGVVVNKAGLGNNEIYEYCNDENIKVLENIPYSREIAEFYAHGVVFSKNMQSYKELFINLFENIKTILEPVQEGGQ; from the coding sequence ATGAAAATAGCTGTACTTAGCGGAAAAGGTGGAACAGGAAAAACTACTGTAACCTCAAATCTAGCTGTTAATATCCCGGGTTGCACTTTAATAGATACTGATGTAGAAGAACCAAACTTACATATCTTCTTTAATTTTAAATTTAATCAGGAATACAGCATTAAAACAGAATATCCAATAGTTGATATGGAAAAATGCAATCTCTGTGGAAAATGTGGGGATTTTTGCAGATATAACGCTATTCTTCCTGCAAAAGACAAAGTACTTATTTTCAAAGAGATATGCCATAACTGCGGAGGTTGTGAGATCGTATGTCCTACAAATGCGATACAGTATGAAAAAAGAGAGATTGGTAAAATATATAGAAACAACTCTGACTCCTCTATTCATATGAAATACGGAGAACTAAATATTGGGGAGATGTCAGGAGTAAGAATAATAGAAAAGTTAAAAAAATCTGTAGAAAATGATCCCATAGTTTTTATAGATTCTCCTCCTGGGACTTCGTGTGCCACGGTAGCAGCTGTGGAAGATGTAGATTATGCAGTTATCGTATCAGAGCCTACGCCCTTTGGTGTTAGTGATATGAAAATGGTTGTTGAGATGCTAAAAGAGATGAAAATCCCCTTTGGTGTGGTTGTAAACAAAGCCGGACTTGGAAATAATGAAATCTACGAGTACTGTAACGATGAAAATATAAAAGTTCTTGAAAATATACCTTATAGCAGAGAAATCGCTGAATTTTATGCCCACGGAGTTGTTTTTAGTAAAAATATGCAAAGTTATAAAGAACTCTTTATAAACTTATTTGAAAATATAAAAACAATATTGGAACCCGTTCAGGAGGGAGGGCAATGA
- a CDS encoding ATP-binding protein: MINEIVVISGKGGTGKTTLTASLIPYFEDTVIADCDVDAPDLNILFESNEKSQKNFVGLQKAFLDKSKCIMCKKCYELCKYSSISSNIDINAGKCEGCGLCEYICPASAITMKDTVIGKLSVSETSFGDMVHAKLIPGEDASGKLVAEVRKTAKKIAEETNKKTILIDGSPGIACNVISSITGAKKVIIVTEATSSGIHDLKRVYELTKKFRLKIYVVINKYDLSISHSKKIEKYCEEMGIDVALKIPFQKKVVEAITQKRIPSVAEKDFFEKLGFFEFIEKLKSE; the protein is encoded by the coding sequence ATGATAAATGAAATAGTAGTAATTTCAGGAAAAGGTGGTACAGGCAAGACTACTCTTACTGCATCTCTTATCCCTTATTTTGAAGATACTGTGATAGCAGACTGTGATGTAGATGCACCGGATCTAAATATACTTTTTGAAAGTAATGAAAAATCTCAAAAGAACTTTGTCGGTCTGCAGAAGGCTTTTTTGGATAAGAGTAAGTGCATTATGTGTAAAAAATGCTATGAGTTATGCAAGTATAGCTCTATCTCATCTAATATTGATATAAATGCCGGAAAATGTGAGGGCTGCGGACTCTGCGAATATATATGCCCTGCATCTGCAATTACAATGAAAGATACAGTGATAGGTAAGTTATCTGTTTCAGAAACCTCCTTTGGAGACATGGTACATGCAAAACTAATACCAGGAGAAGATGCGTCTGGAAAACTTGTAGCCGAAGTGAGAAAAACTGCAAAGAAAATAGCTGAAGAAACTAATAAAAAAACTATCTTAATCGACGGGTCACCAGGAATTGCGTGCAATGTCATAAGCTCAATAACAGGGGCTAAAAAAGTGATTATAGTTACCGAGGCAACTTCTTCTGGAATACACGATCTAAAAAGGGTCTATGAGCTTACAAAAAAATTCCGATTGAAAATATACGTGGTTATTAATAAGTATGACCTCTCTATATCTCATTCAAAAAAAATAGAAAAATATTGTGAAGAGATGGGAATTGATGTGGCCTTAAAGATTCCTTTTCAAAAGAAAGTGGTAGAAGCTATAACTCAGAAAAGAATACCTTCTGTTGCAGAAAAAGATTTCTTTGAAAAACTTGGTTTTTTTGAATTCATAGAAAAACTTAAAAGTGAATAG
- a CDS encoding DUF1858 domain-containing protein, translating to MLNKKIILEMNIQEILKKYPSLIEILKKHGMHCNECFFSEKVNLREALESSRLPTEEIIEEIIVYLEK from the coding sequence ATGTTAAATAAAAAAATAATTTTAGAAATGAATATTCAGGAGATTTTAAAAAAATATCCATCTCTTATCGAAATATTAAAAAAACATGGAATGCACTGCAATGAGTGTTTTTTTTCTGAAAAGGTTAATCTTAGAGAAGCTTTAGAAAGTTCTAGACTCCCCACCGAAGAAATTATAGAGGAAATCATAGTATATCTGGAAAAGTGA
- a CDS encoding cob(I)yrinic acid a,c-diamide adenosyltransferase: MRGYIQVYTGNGKGKTTASLGLILRALGNDLKVYVGQFMKGQRYGELNTLEKLGVLVERFGTEECLMSRDDVSELDIKKAKEGYKRVLEIILSKKYDLVILDEICVSTYFNLITEEEILHLMKVKPLETELVLTGRYAPEKVIEQADLVTEMKEIKHYYEQGVMARDGIER; the protein is encoded by the coding sequence ATGAGAGGTTATATACAAGTCTATACTGGAAACGGCAAGGGTAAAACGACTGCCAGTCTCGGCCTTATTCTGAGGGCGTTGGGAAACGACCTAAAAGTCTATGTGGGTCAGTTTATGAAGGGTCAGAGATATGGTGAACTAAACACCCTAGAAAAACTTGGTGTTTTAGTGGAACGATTTGGGACTGAAGAATGCCTCATGTCCCGTGACGATGTAAGTGAACTAGATATTAAAAAAGCAAAAGAAGGTTATAAAAGGGTTTTAGAGATCATCCTCAGTAAAAAGTATGATCTTGTGATACTCGACGAAATATGTGTATCTACGTATTTTAATCTCATAACAGAGGAAGAGATTCTTCATCTTATGAAAGTTAAACCCTTAGAAACAGAACTGGTTCTTACTGGAAGGTACGCACCTGAAAAGGTAATAGAGCAGGCTGATCTCGTAACAGAAATGAAAGAGATTAAACACTATTATGAGCAGGGAGTCATGGCCAGAGACGGGATAGAAAGATAA
- a CDS encoding FAD-dependent oxidoreductase, protein MGKKYLVVGGVAGGASAAARLRRLNEESQIIIFEKGPNVSFSNCCLPYHLSGTVKQAESLILMSPQKFASQYNIEARVNNEVLKIDRANKEVEVLDITSGKTYRESYDKLILSPGAKPIVPSIPGIEKVNTFTIRNVVDIKKLNLFINDVNPTRITVIGGGFIGVECAENLVEAGYNVSLVEAMPQILKQFDYDMVQILNKEIVDHGIDLIVGDRVSSFDENKVILESGKKLDSEVVVLAIGVNPETDLAVNSGLEIGKTGAMKVDPNFMTIDPDIYAVGDAIEVYNPLMQDYFKLPLAGPAQKQARSVADHIHSRCINNTGYIGSSVIKVFNYGAAATGLNEHLLKDMKIEYDSVKIIPKDKVGLMPDSEEVHFKLLFEKPTGKILGAQAIGRGNVDKRIDVIATAIKFGATIENLRDLELCYAPPFGTAKDVVNFAGYVASNLLHGSFRQVPAQKVRELVETKKYIIDVREKKEYDTSHIKSVKNIPLSELRKRVDEIPKDQPVYLHCRSGQRSYNAVLALQNLGFNNVFNISGGFMGISFYEYFNDKTTGREPIVTDYNFL, encoded by the coding sequence ATGGGCAAAAAATATTTAGTTGTCGGTGGAGTGGCAGGAGGTGCCTCAGCTGCTGCTAGACTGAGAAGATTGAATGAAGAAAGCCAGATAATCATATTTGAAAAGGGACCCAATGTGTCTTTTTCAAATTGCTGCCTTCCATATCATCTGAGCGGAACTGTAAAACAGGCCGAATCTCTGATCCTAATGTCGCCTCAAAAATTTGCATCCCAGTATAATATCGAGGCGAGAGTCAATAACGAAGTTTTAAAGATAGACCGGGCAAATAAAGAGGTGGAAGTTTTAGATATTACGAGTGGAAAGACATATAGGGAGTCATATGATAAGCTAATATTATCCCCAGGTGCCAAGCCCATCGTGCCATCTATACCTGGGATAGAAAAAGTAAATACTTTTACCATTAGAAATGTTGTGGATATAAAAAAATTAAATCTTTTTATCAACGATGTAAACCCTACTAGAATAACCGTAATCGGTGGAGGATTTATAGGGGTTGAGTGTGCTGAAAACCTTGTGGAAGCAGGTTATAATGTCTCTCTTGTAGAGGCTATGCCTCAGATATTAAAGCAGTTTGATTATGATATGGTTCAGATTTTGAATAAGGAGATCGTGGATCACGGAATAGATCTAATCGTAGGGGACAGGGTAAGTTCTTTTGATGAAAACAAGGTAATACTGGAGTCTGGGAAAAAACTGGATTCAGAAGTGGTTGTGCTGGCTATAGGGGTAAATCCTGAAACAGACCTAGCTGTAAATTCAGGACTTGAGATAGGAAAGACCGGAGCTATGAAGGTGGATCCAAACTTTATGACAATCGATCCTGATATCTATGCTGTAGGGGATGCTATAGAGGTCTACAATCCACTTATGCAGGACTATTTTAAACTCCCTCTTGCTGGTCCTGCCCAAAAACAGGCACGTTCAGTGGCAGACCACATTCATAGCAGATGTATCAACAATACAGGATATATAGGGTCTTCTGTAATAAAAGTCTTTAATTACGGCGCTGCAGCAACAGGATTAAATGAACATCTATTAAAAGATATGAAGATTGAATATGATTCTGTAAAAATAATTCCTAAGGACAAAGTTGGACTTATGCCTGATTCTGAAGAAGTTCACTTTAAACTCTTATTTGAAAAACCAACAGGAAAAATATTAGGTGCCCAAGCAATCGGTAGAGGAAACGTAGATAAAAGGATAGATGTTATAGCTACTGCAATAAAGTTTGGGGCTACCATTGAAAATCTAAGGGACCTTGAACTTTGTTATGCTCCACCTTTTGGTACGGCCAAAGATGTTGTAAACTTTGCCGGATATGTGGCTTCTAACCTACTTCACGGTTCTTTCAGACAGGTGCCCGCTCAAAAGGTTAGAGAACTTGTTGAAACTAAAAAATATATAATCGATGTGAGAGAAAAGAAAGAGTATGATACAAGTCATATAAAGAGTGTAAAAAATATACCTCTGTCTGAGTTAAGAAAAAGAGTAGATGAGATACCAAAAGATCAACCTGTTTATCTGCATTGTAGATCTGGTCAGAGATCATATAATGCAGTTTTAGCCCTTCAAAATCTAGGCTTTAATAATGTATTCAATATCTCTGGGGGATTTATGGGAATATCATTCTACGAATATTTTAACGATAAGACAACAGGAAGAGAGCCTATAGTAACAGATTATAATTTTTTATAA
- a CDS encoding GDSL-type esterase/lipase family protein, which yields MKTTILLGDSITELNPFKHDKVINLGVYGNTTMDITSRINGISEFNCKKVILKVGINDILKGFSLKKSSEYYGKIFHTLRQHFKKIIVLSILPIEDRSKINMKVRKLNRIIEENAKINNFNFIDLHYLFCDEKLNLKSEYSIDGIHLSPKGYEILNREIIKLI from the coding sequence TTGAAAACTACAATTTTATTGGGAGACAGCATAACAGAGCTAAACCCTTTCAAACATGACAAAGTTATCAACCTAGGAGTCTATGGAAACACCACAATGGATATTACCTCTAGAATAAACGGAATATCTGAATTTAATTGTAAAAAAGTAATACTTAAAGTGGGGATTAACGATATACTAAAGGGATTTTCTTTGAAAAAGAGTTCCGAATATTATGGAAAAATATTCCATACTTTAAGGCAGCACTTTAAAAAAATTATTGTTCTGTCAATACTTCCCATAGAAGATAGGTCAAAAATAAATATGAAGGTAAGAAAGTTAAATAGAATTATCGAAGAAAATGCTAAAATAAATAATTTTAATTTTATCGATTTACATTATTTATTTTGTGATGAAAAACTCAATTTAAAGAGCGAATACTCTATAGACGGAATCCACCTTTCCCCAAAGGGGTATGAAATATTAAACCGTGAAATAATAAAATTAATATAA
- the sstT gene encoding serine/threonine transporter SstT has protein sequence MKNLFNKWNQLSLVKRIIAGLVVGTLLAITVPDLAQPVSIFGSLFVGALKSVAPILVFFLVMSAISQHEKGQKTNMKSVVTLYLVGTFAAGLVAVVGSFMFPVAIKLGAGAGNSVTPPAGVVEVLKSLLLNVVDNPIHALASANYIGILSWAVLLGVALKNAPLTTKTMISNFSDALSQVVKWVINLAPLGIMGLVFSTVSENGIGSMVDYGRLLGLLLGCMFFMALVVNPLIAFFMIRQNPYPLVIKCLKQSGITAFFTRSSAANIPVNMELCEELGLEKDIYSVSIPLGATINMAGAAITISVLTLAAVNTLGIQVDMGTALILSILSAVSACGASGVAGGSLLLIPLACSLFGIQNEVAMQVVAVGFVIGVIQDSVETGLNSSTDVLFTAVAEMSEWRKQGKKIAIKKA, from the coding sequence ATGAAAAATTTATTTAACAAATGGAATCAATTGAGTTTGGTTAAAAGAATTATAGCAGGTTTAGTGGTTGGAACACTGTTGGCAATTACAGTTCCTGATCTGGCCCAACCGGTATCAATATTTGGATCATTATTTGTAGGAGCCTTAAAATCAGTTGCACCGATTTTAGTATTTTTTCTTGTTATGTCGGCAATATCCCAGCATGAAAAAGGTCAAAAGACAAATATGAAGTCTGTTGTCACTTTATATCTTGTGGGAACATTTGCAGCAGGACTTGTTGCTGTTGTTGGAAGTTTTATGTTTCCCGTTGCTATTAAATTGGGTGCTGGTGCCGGAAACAGTGTAACACCTCCTGCTGGTGTTGTAGAAGTTTTAAAATCACTGCTTCTAAATGTCGTAGACAATCCAATACATGCTTTAGCTAGTGCAAACTATATAGGTATTTTATCATGGGCAGTATTACTAGGAGTTGCACTTAAAAATGCTCCTTTAACAACTAAAACAATGATTTCTAATTTTTCAGATGCCTTGTCACAGGTTGTAAAATGGGTTATTAACTTAGCACCTCTTGGAATTATGGGACTGGTATTTTCTACAGTTTCGGAAAATGGAATAGGTTCTATGGTAGACTATGGACGTCTTTTAGGGCTGCTTCTTGGATGTATGTTCTTTATGGCTCTTGTTGTAAATCCTCTGATTGCATTCTTTATGATTCGTCAGAATCCTTACCCACTTGTTATAAAATGTCTGAAACAAAGTGGAATTACAGCTTTTTTTACTAGAAGTTCAGCTGCAAATATTCCTGTAAATATGGAATTGTGTGAAGAGCTGGGACTAGAAAAAGATATCTATTCTGTTTCCATTCCTTTGGGAGCTACTATTAATATGGCTGGAGCTGCCATTACAATATCGGTACTGACTCTAGCTGCAGTTAATACACTTGGTATACAGGTGGATATGGGTACAGCGTTGATCCTCAGTATACTTTCAGCTGTAAGTGCTTGTGGAGCATCTGGTGTAGCAGGTGGATCACTGCTTCTTATCCCATTAGCATGTAGTTTATTTGGAATTCAAAATGAAGTTGCAATGCAGGTGGTGGCTGTAGGTTTTGTTATAGGGGTTATCCAGGATTCAGTTGAAACAGGTCTGAACTCATCTACAGATGTACTTTTCACAGCTGTGGCTGAGATGTCAGAATGGAGAAAACAAGGAAAAAAAATCGCTATTAAAAAAGCATAA
- a CDS encoding DUF554 domain-containing protein, whose amino-acid sequence MILNGVLANSAAVGLGSLLGVFFKNRFNKKIIDTVMNGMGLCVLYVGISGSLKGKNILVVIAAIAIGGIIGEIIDIDDKLRKLGVTIEAKFSSGKDKKESLVDGFLNSTMVVCVGAMAIVGSLQSGLIGDHEVLYAKAFIDLFVVLAMSATMGIGVFFSAFMILFYEGAIVLFAGTISPFLSAVVIDEITCAGSLVIMAIGLNILGITKIKVANLSLAPFIPILIYLFI is encoded by the coding sequence ATGATATTAAACGGTGTGCTTGCAAACTCTGCAGCAGTTGGTTTGGGGTCTTTGCTGGGAGTTTTCTTCAAAAACAGATTCAATAAAAAAATAATAGATACTGTCATGAACGGCATGGGCCTATGTGTGCTCTATGTGGGAATATCAGGCTCTTTAAAAGGAAAAAACATACTGGTAGTTATAGCTGCAATAGCCATCGGAGGAATCATTGGAGAGATAATTGATATAGACGACAAGCTCAGAAAACTAGGTGTTACAATAGAGGCAAAATTCAGTTCAGGTAAGGATAAAAAGGAGTCTTTGGTAGACGGATTTCTAAATTCTACCATGGTAGTCTGTGTGGGAGCAATGGCAATAGTTGGATCTCTTCAGAGTGGACTTATAGGGGATCATGAGGTGCTTTATGCAAAAGCATTTATAGATCTCTTTGTGGTTCTTGCAATGTCTGCAACCATGGGAATAGGTGTGTTTTTCTCAGCATTTATGATTTTATTTTATGAGGGAGCCATAGTACTCTTTGCAGGAACTATTTCACCTTTCTTATCAGCAGTAGTTATAGATGAGATAACATGTGCAGGATCTCTTGTGATTATGGCCATCGGGCTCAACATTTTGGGAATCACAAAAATAAAAGTTGCCAATTTAAGTCTGGCTCCATTTATACCGATATTGATATATTTATTTATATAG